ACAAGGAATCGTATCCCCTCGGCTCCAAAATCCGTTTCGCCTTTCCCAAACGCAAAGGCCGCATTCCCCTTGAGCATCCGCACCTGTTCCACCATTACAGAAAGATTGAGCACGACCCGGTGACACTGTGGTGGTACGACGGCGGCCAGCCTGACCCAGCAGCCCGTGGCGGCCATGACCTGAGCAACAAGCCGCCGATCGAATTGACCGCCGATATCGTCGCGCTGCAAGGCAAGGTTCCCAATAGCGGTTGTCTGCTGATTGGCGATAGAGGAACAGTGTTTTCACCGGACGATTATGGAACCAATTTCTTCGTGAAGCTGAAGGGCGAAGAAAAGTTCGTCCACTACCTCGAACACCCGGCTATGGCGCAATATCCGGAGCGGATCCCTCGCAACCTTCATCCCGGAAATCTCCTTCATCCTGCAAATCTCGTTCTTGCCCATGCGCAGGAATGGCTCACTGCTATCAAGGAAAACAAGCCGGAGATGTGCTACTCGCGTTTTGATGTCGCAGCACGTCTCACAGAGATCATGCTGCTGGGCTGCGTGTCATTGCGTGCCGGCCAGAAGATCGAATGGGACGGACCGAAGATGGTTGCGGAAAATTGTCCTCAGGCGGCGCAGTTTATACGGCGGCAAGACCGTTCCGGTTGGGATCTTTCCTGATGTACTATCCTCGACGAACCAAATAGGTATTACCGCTCAAAATGAATGGGAATAGCATATTGGCTCTGCATGTCGCGCAGTTTTAGAGCACTTCCAGAAGTTACTGGATGCTCTGGATTCCAATCCTGCTTAGTGCATATATGCCTTCTCCGCCCGTTACAAATCCTGCTTTACCGTGATCCACATGCTTATGATCACAAGCCCGAAGGCAGCGGCTAGAAAACCGGCGATAGGGAGGAGGGCATAGGTGTTCGTCCAAAGCATCGTCGCTCGGTCGAGGTAACGAGGGAAGAGCCCACTCATAAAGTCGGCTACATGCAGGGGGAAGCGTCTGAGACCGGGATAGCGAACCGCCGCGAGGTAAAAGACGTACGTGATATACGCGACGGCGAGCGAGACGTACTCACTGGGAAAGAGCACTGACGCGAGAAACGAGATGGCGTAGGTGAAGATGCCTCCTGCAGCCCATAGTGGGATGAAGCGCAGGGAGTAGCCCAGCGGGAGCTGTTGGCCAATTCCCTGCGATGCCGCGGTAACAACGAGCGACGGAATGAGAGCAAGCACAAACACCTGCAATACGCCGAGTACAGCTCGCGAGGCGATGAGGCTGGAGCGGCTGACTGGAAGCGCGAGCGTGAAGCCAAGCGTATTTTGCTTACGGTCGCGCTGTAATCCACCCAGCCCCAGAAGAAGGCAGCTGAGTTGCAGGATGCCACGCGTGGCTCCGCCGAAGATGGTCCAATGGATGTACTGTGTGTAATTGTGAACGTGCGACGTTGCATTCGCGATGGCGGGGTAGAGGCGGCTTTGAAAGAGTGTGTAGACCAGACACATCAGGGTGATGATGGCGGCGCTGAGCAGGAACCGCAAACTACTTTCACGCCAGGCTTTATACCAGAGCATATGTGCTCTCCTAGAAGTCGAGCGGCTGAATACGCCGTATAGCAAGAACAATAAAAACCGCGCTGACAGCAAGCATGATGGCTAATGCGAACCAGGGCAACGGAGCGACGAGCAGATGCTGGGTTTCGTTGAAAAAGGGCATATCCTCACCGTTGATAATGTCGAAGATGTCGAGCATGCGCAGGCGCGCGAACCAGGGAAGATTGAGCAACACACCATAGAGCATGAGCGATGGAATCGCGAGCAACACTGCGATATAGTCGCCCTCGATGCGATGGGCAAGCAGAAAAGTAAAGCCGTAAAAGATTGCACCGCAAGCAGCCCAGAGAGCGAAGAAGCCCGCCGTCTGCGCAGCCGGATAGAACTCGCCAACATAGCGCGATGTGAGGGGCACAGCGAAGATGGGTACAGCCGCGATGGCCAGCACACCACAATAACCAATAACGGCACGGGTGATCACGATACTCCGTCGACTGACAGGAAGCGCTAGCGTGAAACCGGCAGTACCGTGATTGCGCTCCTGCAACAGACCTCCGGAACCAAGGATGATGGAGAGAATGAGGAAGATATCGCGGCCGATGCTGCTGTAGACCGACTTCCAGACATAAGCGATGTAAGTCATGGGCGCGTCGGCATGGGTACGCATAGTGTGCTGATTGAGGACGATCAGCACACACGCAACAGTCATAGCAGCCATGCCGACAAGAGTGATCGTGCGAAGCTCGCGAAAAGATTTATACCAGAGCATCTTCGCGCTCCCCTTGCTGTTCCAGGCCACGCTGCTGATCCTGGCGATTTCGTTCATGCACCGTCTCCAGAAAAATCTCGCGAAGATTGACGGGAGAGATATGGATATCGACTGCTCCGCGATCACGTCCCATCTGAGAGATAGCATCGGCGTTGCTGCTGGCGAGGATAGTGATCTGACGGCCATCGCTGCGTATCTTCTCGACGCCGAGAATGGGCTCAAGTCGCGGCGCTACGGTAGAGAAGCCGAGGGAGACGCGGCGGTAGTTCTCGCGAATCTGCTCGAGCGACATATCGAGTACCGCAACACCGTGGTCGATCATCAGGATGTCGTCAGCGATGCGCTCTACCTCTGAGAGCTGATGCGAAGAAAAGAAAACCGTAGTTCCGTTGGCCGGTGCACTGACGAGCGTCTGCAATAGCTCTTCAATTGATACGGGGTCAAGACCCTCGGTGGGCTCGTCGAGAATCAGCAACTCCGGACGACGCGAGAGTGCAAGCAGGAGCGCAAGCTTCGTCCGCATACCTTTGGAGAGGGCCTTGACCTTGCGGCCAGGCGGAAGGCGGTATTCAGCGAGCAGACGACGCTCGACCTCTGGCCGCCAATCGCGATAGAAGGAGCGGGTGAAACGAATCAGCTCGGCGACAGTCATGTAACCGTAGAGACCCTTGTCTTCACCGACGTAGGCGATGCGACGACGGATCTCGATACTCTGCCTGGGATCGTCGATGCGGTAACCCAGGACAGTACCGACGCCAGAGGTAGGTCGGATCATGCCAAGAAGCATCTTGATGGTGGAGCTCTTGCCAGCGCCGTTCCGGCCAAGGAAACCGGTGATGCGTTCGGCACGAACGCGACAGTTGAGGTGGTCGACTGCGCGGAAGTTTCCGTAGTCTTTGGTGAGGTCAGTGGTATGGATGACACGCTCAGGAATCATGATTTCCTCGCAATAGCAGCCGTATGGATGAGCCGTGCTTCGAAGAGGCGGCGAATCTCATCAGCGGAGAACCCGTCATCAAGCAGTTCTTCGACGACGTCGCTGACGCGGGTTTGCGCTTTAAGCAGCTTGGCCGCCCGCTTACCGTTGCGCGGAGCCGTGATAAAGGCACCTGAGCCATGGCGCAGCTCCAGCAAGCCTTCGTGTTGCAACTCGATATATGCCTTGGCGACGGTGTTGTGGCTAATGACAAGCTCTTCGGCAAGAGTGCGAATACTAGGCATCAAATCACCCTCTTGCAGAACGCCCGTCTCAACAGCGTGGCGCACCTGTTCCATAAGCTGTAAATAGAGTGGATGACCTGAAGCGGGATTAAGTCGAAAGATCATGCCGCAAACTGTACCACAGTACTGGTACATTAAGTCAATCATTCAAATTCTTCTATCCGCAAAAATGTGTACCCTCGCCTTATATAGCCGACCCAGAACATCTATAGGCTTCGGCACAAAGGAAATTCCCTGGCCTGAGCCAGGGAATTAGATCGTTAAGACTAGGAAGAACTGGTTCTCTAGCGCCGTTTGGTGCGATGCGAACGTGCGTGATGGGAACGTTTGGCACGCGGCGAGTACGTCCATTGACGAACCGGCCCGACATCCACATGGATAAACTGTGCCTTCGGGTAATATCCCACGCCACCGGCGTCGAGCGACAGGGCGGCATCGCGCAACCGCGCAGCCGGGACTCCGGGAACACGAAGGTCGATCGCCTTGGCCTCGATGTGTTGCGAGTGCAGAGCAGCATTCGTGGTACCGCTCTCACGCAAAGCGTCATTGGTCTCCTGCGTACGATAGGCGGAAAGGATATTGACTGGGCTACCGACTTTGCCGACCTTCGCCAGCATCGTATGCAGCACATCGAAGGTGCGCGGATCGTACTCGCTCACCTCCTCGTTATGACTATCCCGGAGAAACTGATTCAGCTTGTCGAGAGCTTCGGGAATGTAAGTATCGCCGATGCGATAGACCACATCGAGGACCTCGCCGGTGTAGGTGCGCACCAGCTTCAACTCGTAGGGCTGACCGTCGGGGGTAAGCTCGTCTTCGTCGTCGGGCAGGAAACCGACAGCAGGCATCGTGACATTAACGAAAGCGTGTGCGAGCGTGTGCAGCCGAGGGTGCCTGCGGGCCGATGGCTTGCGAGAACTCGCTGCCGATGCCGGGACAACGCCCACGAGCACTACGGCAAGAAACGCGGCGAGTCTGCGCGAGCAGACAAACGACCGTACAAAATCAGACAACGAAAAAGGCAAACCGGAAACACTCCTGTAGGTATCGATACTGCATATGCAGATTGGGGGATGCAAATGCAGGTTCGCAATCTGCATTTGCATCCTACGATTGTACGAAAGAATCCGGAAGTGGGGATCTACAACAAAAGCGTAATTTTCCACCGTGGTTCCACATTAGGGACGGGGTCTGGTATTGGGCCGAAAGCGGACTTTTCTTCTGTGGCAACGGGGCAGCCTTCGGTCGGAATGACACAATGGCGGATTGTCCCGTTGCCTGCTAACTCACCGTCCTGCTATTGATACGCCTCCGGATGGATCGTGATAGAGTCCGGCGGGAAGCTCTCAGGCTTCGAGCCCAGCTGCCTGTTCGGCGTGTCGCCCATGGTCAACTCCAGTCTTCCCCCTTGTACGAGGTCGGAGTGCCGGAACCAGACGCGGTCGAGCGGCCTGCCGTTGAGCACGATCTTCTGCACATACTTGTTCTGTCGGGAGGCGTGCGGCGCGGAGATCACGAAATCTTTGCCGTTGCGCAGGTGAATCGTTACCTTCTCGAAGACCGGGCTGACGATATCGTAGGTAGGCACCGTCGGCGTGACGGGATAAAAGCCCATCATCGAGAAGACGACGAAGGCGCTCATGCCTCCACCGTCTTCGTCGCCGGGAATCCCTTGAAGCGTATCGGGAAAGAACGACTCCAGCAGCATCCGGACACGCTCCTGCGACTTCCACGGCGCGCCCAGCCGGTCGTAGATGTACGGGATCGCGAAGCTGGGCTCGTTGCCCATCGAGAACTGCCCCACCATCGAGGTGGAGTCGGGAAACTTCGCCTGGAACTCGTACTTCGAGCGCCCCAGCGGCTCGCGGAAGAGCTGGTCGAGGTTCGCCTCCGCCTTCTCCCTGCCTCCCATCATGGCGAAGAGTCCGGCGTAGTCGTGCGCGACGTCCCACGTGTAGGTGTAGCCGTTGTTCTCGTCGTAGTAGTCGCGCCCGCCCATGCCGCCGTCGAACTTCGGGTCCATCGGCTCAATCCAGTTGCCGGCGTCGTCCTTCGGCCACATCAGGGCCTTATCCACGCGGAAGAGGTTCTTGTAATTGGCGGCACGCTTCATAAAGAGTGCCTCGTCGTCGGGTTTCTTCAGCTCGCGCGCGAGCTGCGCAATCGACCAGTCGTCGAAGCTGTTGCCCAACGTAACCGGCACCGGCTGGCGCTTCTCAAACGGATGCACCTCTGCAACGGTCTCCTTCTCCCCCGGACGCAACGCAGGCATGTAGCCGTGCTGCGAGTAGAACTCATCGAGCGAGGTGCGCGGCCCCAGCCGCCACGGCAGCATGGTCACATCGAGCGAGCGCTTGCGGATGCCTTCATACGCCACCGGCAGGTCGAAGTCGCGGACGCCCTTGAACCAGGCATCGGCAAACCACGGCGCCGAGTGATTGCCGTTCATGCAGGCGTAAGGTCCCGTAAGAATGGTAAAGGTCGGCATGATGCCGCTCTGCTGATACATACGGACATACGATTGCAGCTTGTCCGCCTCCATCTGCGGATTGAGGATGGTCTGCAAAGGCTCGAGAGCGCGGAAGGTGTCCCATAGCCAGTTATCGACGTAGAAGGGGCGCGGATCGGTGTGCACCTTGTGGTCGAAGTTACTGTAGTATCGACCATCCTCGGTGATGTTGATCATGCGCTCGGAGCTGCGATAGAGCGCCGTGTAGAAGACACGCTTCTGCGCCTCCGTTCCGCCTTCGACGGTGATGCGGCCGAGCGTCTGGTTCCACTTTGCCTTGGCCGCCGCTTTGATGGCGTCGAAACCGGCTGAAGGAATCTCGTGCTGAAGGTTCTTCTTCGCCTGCTCCACGCTGATGAACGAGATGCCATAACGGAACTCAAGCGTGCGTGCCTTGCCCGAGAGTACGAGCCGCTGTTTGCCATTCGCGCTGGTCGAGGTAGCAGTCACCGGCGCGCTGAACTCGCCGTAGACGTAGGCCTTCATGCCATCGAACTGCTCCTCGCCTTCAACGATGTTGCCGTTATGCAAAGAGAGCGTTCCCGCAATCCGGTTCGCGAGCACCAGGCTGGCGCTGCCGGGGAAGGTGAAGCGGAAATAGCCCGCACGCTCGGTTGCGGTGAACTCCGTGACGTCCCCCGACGCGCGCAGCCGCGAGGAGTAGTAATACGGCGTCGTTGTCTCCTGGTCGTAGGCCGCCGGAGCGCCGTCGCCCGGCATGATGCTGAACAGCTCGCTGATGCGGTGCGAGCTGATGGTGAGCGGAAACCCGTGGATGCGGTCGTCAAGCGCGTCGGCGCGCAGAGGGTACATCCTGATCATGCTATTCGGCAGATAGACCGTGGGTCGCGTAGGCACCAGCAGAATGCCGACATTGCCGATCGTCGGATCGACATACTCCACCTGCGCGCGCATTTGTGTTGCCGCGAGAAGAACGAGGAAACAGAAAACCTTAACTACACCCTTTTGAGACCGCATCCGCCTGATAGCAATCTGTAAAGCCACGTGAAACCCTCATTGTTTGAACCAGATCATCATATCGTCTGGAAGCGGCTGCATCACACTCAACACTTTGTCATCCCGAGCTTGCAGCTCCTCCAATTGTCATCTGTCATCCTGAGCGAAGCGCTGAAAGCGCGTAGTCGAAGGACCTGCATTTTTGCTTCGCTCCCGAAGGCTGAATAGAGGGGCCAGCAGTAGCCTCAGTCCACTCCGAGGTCTTGCGCGATGCGGGCGCCGTAGAGAATCTCTTCCGGTTTTAAGGCTAGCTGATCAACAAAAACGGCCACCACAGCGTCCCATACGCTTTGGGGTGACCAGGGGAGGACTTCGGGCGGTGCTGGCAATGGCGTGTGCTTGTAGAGGAACAAGAATGTCTTTTCTTTTTGCGTGATCACAGGAAGCTCTGCCGAGGTAACGGGGACCCGAAGCGGAGTCACATTTACCTTCGAGCAGATAAGTTATAGAAGTTCCCCACGGTTCGGACAGCCGCGGCTTCATCATCTTCGATAGTTATGGCGAATAGTTCTTCTGCACGCAAGACGATCTCTACGGCGTCGAGTCCCATCGCTAGAGGTTAGCGCATCACAACTCTCCCCACTCTCCAAATTTGCAGTCCTGATCGTATTTGCACTCATTCCACCACGTTTGAGTGCAATGCGCTTAGGACTGCTACTCGCGATCATGGCCGTCAGCTACTTTGCTGTGAAGACATTTCTTTGAGGGAGACACCTTAATGAAAACAAAAAGCGACGACTCCATGAAGGAGCCGCCGCCTAATTTTGCACCGAAGGCGCGCGAAGCGCGCGTCCCGCCGAACGCGAAGTTCAGCCGATGTCTTCTGACCAGTTCTCGAGGTAGTTTTTGAAATCGGTCATGAACTTGCCGGCGTCAGCTCCGTCGACGATGCGGTGGTCGAAGCCCAGTGTGAAGCGCTGGATGTTCCGGATGGCGATCGAGTCGTTGCCGTCCTTGTCCGTCAGCACCATCGGCTCCTTATTGAGTCCGCCGATTCCGAGAATAGCGACCTGCGGCTGGTTGATGATCGGCGTGCCGAACTGCTCGCCGAAGATGCCCGAGTTGGTCAGCGTGAAGGTGCCGCCGGAGATTTCATCCGGGGCGAGCTTCTTACCGCGCGCACGGTCGGCCACATCGATGATGGCACGCGTGATGCCGAGGAAATTTCTCTCCTCGCACTGCTTGATGACCGGAACGATCAGGCCCCAATCCAGCGCGACGGCGATGCCGATGTTGATGTTCTTGTTGTAAAGAATCGCATCACCCTGCACAGCGGCGTTGACCACCGGATGCTTGCGCAATGCGACGATAGCAGCGCGGGTAATAAACGGCATGTAGGTCAGCTTTACGCCGTTACGCTGCTCGTACTTGTTCTTCTCCTTCTCGCGTAGCTTCACGATGCGGGTCATATCGACCTTGAAAACCGTGTGTACGTGCGGCGAGGTGCGCTTGGATTCGACCATGCGCTGCGCAATGATGGCGCGCATCTTCGTCATCGGCACCAGGTCGCCGGGCTGCGGCGCTGAAGCTGCCGCTGCAGGAGCAGCAGCGGGCTTGGCAGCAGGCGCTGCCACTGCGGGGGCTGCGGCGGGCTTGCCTTCGATATGGCCGAGGATGTCTTCCTTGGTAATGCGGCCCGCGGAGCCGGTTCCGGCAACCTGCGAGAGATCGACGTTGTTCTCCTGGGCGATCTTGCGAACCAGCGGCGAAGAACGTCCACGCTCGCCAGCCGAAGCAGCCGCGATAGGAGCAGCCGGTACAGGTGTTGCCGCAGGCGCGGCAGCGGCAGCAGGTGCAGCCTTCGCCGGGGCGGCAGCCGCCTTTGCAGCACCGCCACCAATGACGGCGACAACCGTATTGATGCCAACCGTGGTGCCCTCAGCAACCTTGATCTCCGTCAGCGTTCCAGCAGCGGGCGAAGGAATCTCAGCATCAACCTTGTCGGTGCTGATTTCAAAGATCGGCTCGTCGCGCTGAACCGAATCGCCAACCTTCTTCAACCACTTGGTGATGGTGCCCTCGGTGATGGACTCGCCCATCTGCGGCATCAGCACTTCGGTGCCGCCACCCGCCTCAAGAATAGTGCCTGCTGCGGCAGAATCCGCTTCCGCTGGATTGGCGAGTGTCGTCGCCGGAGCAGCCTCAGCGGCGGGAGTAACGGAATCGTTCTTTGCGGAACCGGCCGTCTCAACCGGTCCAGCCGCAGCGCCGTCAGCGTCGATAACGGCAACGACTGTGTTGATTTGCACCGTGGTACCTTCGGTGATCTTGATCTCCTTCAGGGTTCCGGCGGCAGGCGAGGGAATCTCGGCGTCGACCTTGTCGGTCGAGATCTCAAATAGCGGCTCATCGCGCTGGACACTGTCGCCCGGCTTCTTGAGCCACTTGGTGATGGTGCCTTCGGTGATGGACTCGCCCATCTGCGGCATAACTACATCTGTCGGCATGCATTTCTCCCTGAAGCAGTTGCGGGCGGGGGTTTAAACGACACTCCGTCCTGGCCCGGCTGATTAACCGAGCATACGAATGGGATTATACGGCGATTTCAACAGGACTGGCTTGGAGTCGGTGCGGTTAGCGGACGAAGTGTCCAACAAGCGGACAGATGACCTAGAAGAACATTACACCGAGGTTAACAGCGAGTAGAGCGGGCGTGCAGAGTTCATCTCTATAAGATCAATCGCCCATTTGTGTATATCGGAAATAATCTCCGACAATGTCGATCCCTTGTCTTCCCATTCGACATAGAGATAGCAGGCGGTCCAACACGCTCTTACAAAGGAGGCTCTAAATTATGAAATTGCTCACCTACCTCAACTTCGGCGGTAACTGCCGGGAAGCCTTCCGTTTTTATGAACAACATCTCGGCGGAAAGATCACTATGATCATGACCCACGCTCAGGTTCCCGGAGTCCAAAATGTTCCGGCTGACCGTGCCAATGATGTGGTGCATGCCCGTATGACCCTCGGTGAGACCGAGTTGCTGGCCTCCGACGTTCCACCCGAAGCAAACTACCAACCCATGCGCAGCGCCTATCTCTCGCTCAGTTTCGGAAGCACGGCAGAAGCCGAGCGCGTTTACGCTCTGCTTGCAGACGGTGGCCAGATCTTTATGCCCATCGCGGAGACCTTCTTCGCTTTCCGTTTCGGCATGCTGCGTGATCGGTTCGGAACCAACTGGATGATCGCCCACGAGCGCCCGATCCAGTAGCGCCCAGGATTTCAAAACTATGGTTAGATGAAGCGCCAAGAGCTGCCCTAAAGATACGATCGGTTTACAGTTCATTCAGATGAAGTACATAAGGTGGCAGGGATGGCGTTCAGCACTCTCGGCAGCGCAAGCGCTTAGCCTTGCGCTCGCAGCGATGTGGCTGCTCGCCGCCTTCACTCTCGTGGGACTGCGCTGGATCGATCCTCCGACGACCGCAGTACACGTGCAACGGAGGGTCCAGTCATGGTTCAGCTCCAGGCCGTATGAGCTGCGCTATCACTTCGTTCCGCTTACGCAGATTGCCCCCGACATACAGCATGCAGTAATCGCAGCCGAGGACGGACGCTTTTATCAGCACCATGGCTTCGATTGGCACGAAATCAAGATCGCTGCGGAAGAGGACAGGGAAGGCGAGCGCGTTCGCGGTGCCTCTACGTTGACGCAACAGTTAGTGAAGAACCTGTTCTTCGGTACGGGCAGGTCAATATTGCGTAAGGGAGCCGAGGCCTCGCTGGTTCCAGTGGCAGAGCTTATGCTCGGCAAGCGGCGGATTCTGGAGCTCTATCTGAATGTGGTGGAGTGGGGACCAGGAGTGTATGGCGCGGATGCGGCCTGCCAATACTACTACCGCGTTCCAGCCAGGCGTGTGAACCGGCAGCAGGCGGCGCGGCTGGCTGCGATTCTGCCTGCCCCGCTACGACGACGCCCGGAGAGGATGAATAGCTACAGCGGGATCATCCTGCAGCGTATGGCTCAGATGGGTTGGTAGGAGCTTGTAGGATAACTTCGTTTGCCGTGCCAACGGGAGCATAATGATCTGCGAAATCTTCTCTACTTTCCTGTGCCTCAGGTGAATCTATGAGACTCCTAGCAGGACTCATCGTAGTTGTGATCATCTTTTTCATGTTCAGACGCTTCTTCAGGGGTCGGTTGAAGCGAGAGATGCCGAAACGTGATGAAGCTCCGCCACCTCCGGCAACAACAAGCACCCATTCGTCCATGGGTACGACTGCCTCTCCACCGCCCCCCAGACCTTCGAGCACTCCGCTGCCGCCACCCATTTTTGAGAACGCTCCACATCCATCTGCGAGTGCTCCGTCGCCGCCACAGTCGACAAAACCTGTACCTCCGCCGCCGGCTCCTGCTTTACCGCATTTCCCTGCTGCGAGTGCGCCAGCGAATACGACTTCCTCTCCAGAGTCATCGGGCTACGTCGGACATGAATCGAGGGAGGGTGACCTCACGCGATCAGGAACAGTCCGAAAAGACGCTGCCAC
This portion of the Edaphobacter sp. 4G125 genome encodes:
- a CDS encoding VOC family protein; translation: MKLLTYLNFGGNCREAFRFYEQHLGGKITMIMTHAQVPGVQNVPADRANDVVHARMTLGETELLASDVPPEANYQPMRSAYLSLSFGSTAEAERVYALLADGGQIFMPIAETFFAFRFGMLRDRFGTNWMIAHERPIQ
- a CDS encoding GntR family transcriptional regulator yields the protein MIDLMYQYCGTVCGMIFRLNPASGHPLYLQLMEQVRHAVETGVLQEGDLMPSIRTLAEELVISHNTVAKAYIELQHEGLLELRHGSGAFITAPRNGKRAAKLLKAQTRVSDVVEELLDDGFSADEIRRLFEARLIHTAAIARKS
- a CDS encoding ABC transporter permease, coding for MLWYKSFRELRTITLVGMAAMTVACVLIVLNQHTMRTHADAPMTYIAYVWKSVYSSIGRDIFLILSIILGSGGLLQERNHGTAGFTLALPVSRRSIVITRAVIGYCGVLAIAAVPIFAVPLTSRYVGEFYPAAQTAGFFALWAACGAIFYGFTFLLAHRIEGDYIAVLLAIPSLMLYGVLLNLPWFARLRMLDIFDIINGEDMPFFNETQHLLVAPLPWFALAIMLAVSAVFIVLAIRRIQPLDF
- a CDS encoding YcbK family protein, which encodes MPFSLSDFVRSFVCSRRLAAFLAVVLVGVVPASAASSRKPSARRHPRLHTLAHAFVNVTMPAVGFLPDDEDELTPDGQPYELKLVRTYTGEVLDVVYRIGDTYIPEALDKLNQFLRDSHNEEVSEYDPRTFDVLHTMLAKVGKVGSPVNILSAYRTQETNDALRESGTTNAALHSQHIEAKAIDLRVPGVPAARLRDAALSLDAGGVGYYPKAQFIHVDVGPVRQWTYSPRAKRSHHARSHRTKRR
- the sucB gene encoding 2-oxoglutarate dehydrogenase, E2 component, dihydrolipoamide succinyltransferase → MPTDVVMPQMGESITEGTITKWLKKPGDSVQRDEPLFEISTDKVDAEIPSPAAGTLKEIKITEGTTVQINTVVAVIDADGAAAGPVETAGSAKNDSVTPAAEAAPATTLANPAEADSAAAGTILEAGGGTEVLMPQMGESITEGTITKWLKKVGDSVQRDEPIFEISTDKVDAEIPSPAAGTLTEIKVAEGTTVGINTVVAVIGGGAAKAAAAPAKAAPAAAAAPAATPVPAAPIAAASAGERGRSSPLVRKIAQENNVDLSQVAGTGSAGRITKEDILGHIEGKPAAAPAVAAPAAKPAAAPAAAASAPQPGDLVPMTKMRAIIAQRMVESKRTSPHVHTVFKVDMTRIVKLREKEKNKYEQRNGVKLTYMPFITRAAIVALRKHPVVNAAVQGDAILYNKNINIGIAVALDWGLIVPVIKQCEERNFLGITRAIIDVADRARGKKLAPDEISGGTFTLTNSGIFGEQFGTPIINQPQVAILGIGGLNKEPMVLTDKDGNDSIAIRNIQRFTLGFDHRIVDGADAGKFMTDFKNYLENWSEDIG
- the mtgA gene encoding monofunctional biosynthetic peptidoglycan transglycosylase, producing MKYIRWQGWRSALSAAQALSLALAAMWLLAAFTLVGLRWIDPPTTAVHVQRRVQSWFSSRPYELRYHFVPLTQIAPDIQHAVIAAEDGRFYQHHGFDWHEIKIAAEEDREGERVRGASTLTQQLVKNLFFGTGRSILRKGAEASLVPVAELMLGKRRILELYLNVVEWGPGVYGADAACQYYYRVPARRVNRQQAARLAAILPAPLRRRPERMNSYSGIILQRMAQMGW
- a CDS encoding GH92 family glycosyl hydrolase, whose translation is MRSQKGVVKVFCFLVLLAATQMRAQVEYVDPTIGNVGILLVPTRPTVYLPNSMIRMYPLRADALDDRIHGFPLTISSHRISELFSIMPGDGAPAAYDQETTTPYYYSSRLRASGDVTEFTATERAGYFRFTFPGSASLVLANRIAGTLSLHNGNIVEGEEQFDGMKAYVYGEFSAPVTATSTSANGKQRLVLSGKARTLEFRYGISFISVEQAKKNLQHEIPSAGFDAIKAAAKAKWNQTLGRITVEGGTEAQKRVFYTALYRSSERMINITEDGRYYSNFDHKVHTDPRPFYVDNWLWDTFRALEPLQTILNPQMEADKLQSYVRMYQQSGIMPTFTILTGPYACMNGNHSAPWFADAWFKGVRDFDLPVAYEGIRKRSLDVTMLPWRLGPRTSLDEFYSQHGYMPALRPGEKETVAEVHPFEKRQPVPVTLGNSFDDWSIAQLARELKKPDDEALFMKRAANYKNLFRVDKALMWPKDDAGNWIEPMDPKFDGGMGGRDYYDENNGYTYTWDVAHDYAGLFAMMGGREKAEANLDQLFREPLGRSKYEFQAKFPDSTSMVGQFSMGNEPSFAIPYIYDRLGAPWKSQERVRMLLESFFPDTLQGIPGDEDGGGMSAFVVFSMMGFYPVTPTVPTYDIVSPVFEKVTIHLRNGKDFVISAPHASRQNKYVQKIVLNGRPLDRVWFRHSDLVQGGRLELTMGDTPNRQLGSKPESFPPDSITIHPEAYQ
- a CDS encoding ABC transporter ATP-binding protein; the encoded protein is MIPERVIHTTDLTKDYGNFRAVDHLNCRVRAERITGFLGRNGAGKSSTIKMLLGMIRPTSGVGTVLGYRIDDPRQSIEIRRRIAYVGEDKGLYGYMTVAELIRFTRSFYRDWRPEVERRLLAEYRLPPGRKVKALSKGMRTKLALLLALSRRPELLILDEPTEGLDPVSIEELLQTLVSAPANGTTVFFSSHQLSEVERIADDILMIDHGVAVLDMSLEQIRENYRRVSLGFSTVAPRLEPILGVEKIRSDGRQITILASSNADAISQMGRDRGAVDIHISPVNLREIFLETVHERNRQDQQRGLEQQGEREDALV
- a CDS encoding ABC-2 transporter permease, whose product is MLWYKAWRESSLRFLLSAAIITLMCLVYTLFQSRLYPAIANATSHVHNYTQYIHWTIFGGATRGILQLSCLLLGLGGLQRDRKQNTLGFTLALPVSRSSLIASRAVLGVLQVFVLALIPSLVVTAASQGIGQQLPLGYSLRFIPLWAAGGIFTYAISFLASVLFPSEYVSLAVAYITYVFYLAAVRYPGLRRFPLHVADFMSGLFPRYLDRATMLWTNTYALLPIAGFLAAAFGLVIISMWITVKQDL